One genomic segment of Terrihabitans soli includes these proteins:
- a CDS encoding phosphoglycerate kinase, with product MTFKTLDEADLSGKRVLVRVDFNLPMEDGKVTDDTRIQAALPTINDITKAGGKAILIAHFGRPKGKRDETQSLKQIVSAVSSALGKPVAFADDCIGEVAEKAVAALKDGDVLLLENLRFHAGEEKDDPEFTKELAKLGDIFVNDAFSVAHRAAASVVGLAKILPSYAGRSMQQELEALGAALSHPERPVAAVVGGAKVSTKIELLGNLVGKVDTLIIGGGMANTFLAANGYAVGKSLCERDHLETAKEIQEKAKLAGCKIVLPTDAVVAKEFKANAAHRTVPADMVGPDEMILDAGPQSVIEVSKLLEVSKTLVWNGPFGAFELEPFDAATVAVAQKAAALTKSGKLLSVAGGGDTVAALNHAHAADEFSYISTAGGAFLEWLEGKPLPGVEALKAAR from the coding sequence GTGACGTTCAAAACGCTCGACGAGGCGGACCTTTCCGGAAAGCGCGTTCTCGTCCGCGTCGATTTCAATCTTCCGATGGAAGACGGAAAGGTCACCGACGACACCCGCATTCAAGCCGCCCTGCCGACGATCAACGACATTACGAAAGCCGGCGGCAAGGCGATCCTCATCGCCCATTTCGGCCGCCCCAAAGGCAAGCGCGACGAAACACAGAGCCTGAAGCAGATCGTCTCCGCCGTCTCATCGGCGCTCGGCAAGCCGGTCGCGTTTGCCGATGATTGCATCGGCGAGGTGGCCGAAAAGGCCGTCGCCGCGCTGAAAGACGGCGATGTGCTGCTTCTCGAAAATCTCCGCTTTCATGCGGGTGAAGAGAAAGACGATCCGGAATTCACGAAAGAACTCGCAAAGCTCGGCGACATCTTCGTCAACGACGCCTTCTCGGTCGCGCACCGCGCCGCGGCCTCGGTCGTCGGCCTTGCGAAAATTCTCCCCTCTTATGCCGGGCGCAGCATGCAGCAGGAGCTGGAAGCGCTTGGCGCCGCCCTCTCCCATCCCGAACGCCCGGTCGCGGCCGTGGTCGGCGGCGCAAAAGTTTCGACCAAGATCGAACTTCTCGGCAATCTCGTCGGCAAGGTCGACACGCTGATCATTGGCGGCGGCATGGCCAACACCTTCCTTGCCGCCAACGGCTATGCGGTCGGCAAATCCCTGTGCGAGCGCGATCATCTCGAGACCGCCAAAGAGATCCAGGAAAAGGCCAAGCTCGCCGGCTGCAAGATCGTCCTGCCGACGGACGCGGTCGTCGCCAAAGAGTTCAAGGCCAATGCCGCGCACCGCACCGTGCCCGCCGATATGGTGGGCCCGGACGAGATGATCCTCGATGCCGGCCCGCAAAGCGTCATAGAGGTCTCGAAACTGCTGGAGGTCTCCAAGACCCTGGTCTGGAACGGCCCGTTCGGCGCGTTTGAGCTGGAACCCTTCGATGCGGCGACGGTCGCGGTCGCCCAAAAGGCGGCGGCTTTGACCAAATCCGGCAAGCTTTTGTCGGTCGCGGGCGGCGGCGATACGGTCGCGGCGCTCAATCACGCTCACGCGGCGGACGAGTTCAGCTATATTTCAACCGCCGGCGGCGCGTTTCTTGAATGGCTGGAAGGCAAGCCGCTGCCGGGCGTGGAAGCCCTCAAGGCGGCGCGCTAG
- the gap gene encoding type I glyceraldehyde-3-phosphate dehydrogenase, whose amino-acid sequence MTVRVAINGFGRIGRLVLRGIVESGRKDIQVVAINDLGPVETNAHLLRHDSVHGKFPAKVTVDGEFIDVEGHGKIRVTAIKNPAELPHKDLGVDIALECTGIFTAKDKALAHITAGAKRVLVSAPADGADITIVYGVNHDQLTKDHIVVSNASCTTNCLGPVAKVLNDAIGIEKGFMTTIHSYTGDQPTLDTMHKDLYRARAAALSMIPTSTGAAKAIGLVIPELKGKLDGTSIRVPTPNVSVVDFKFVPKNPTTVEAVNAAIVAASKQQLKGILAVVDEPLVSTDFNHDPASSSFALDQTKVIEGNLVRVLSWYDNEWGFSNRMADTAVAMGKLL is encoded by the coding sequence ATGACGGTGCGGGTAGCGATCAACGGTTTCGGGCGCATCGGGCGCCTGGTCCTCAGAGGCATCGTCGAATCCGGCCGCAAGGACATCCAGGTCGTTGCCATCAACGATCTCGGCCCGGTCGAAACCAACGCCCATCTCCTGCGCCATGACTCGGTGCACGGCAAGTTCCCGGCCAAAGTGACGGTCGACGGCGAGTTCATCGACGTCGAAGGCCACGGCAAGATCCGCGTCACCGCGATCAAGAACCCGGCCGAACTGCCGCACAAGGATCTCGGCGTCGACATCGCGCTCGAATGCACCGGCATCTTCACGGCGAAGGACAAGGCGCTCGCGCACATCACCGCCGGTGCCAAGCGCGTCCTCGTCTCCGCGCCTGCCGACGGCGCCGACATCACCATCGTCTACGGCGTCAACCACGATCAGCTGACCAAGGATCACATCGTCGTCTCGAACGCCTCGTGCACGACGAACTGCCTCGGCCCGGTCGCCAAAGTCCTCAACGATGCCATCGGCATCGAAAAGGGTTTCATGACGACGATCCATTCCTATACGGGCGATCAGCCGACGCTCGACACGATGCACAAGGATCTCTACCGCGCCCGCGCGGCGGCCCTGTCGATGATCCCGACCTCGACCGGTGCCGCGAAGGCCATCGGCCTCGTCATCCCCGAGCTCAAGGGCAAGCTCGACGGCACTTCGATCCGCGTACCGACACCGAACGTCTCGGTGGTGGATTTCAAATTCGTGCCGAAGAACCCGACCACGGTTGAAGCCGTGAACGCCGCCATCGTCGCCGCGTCCAAGCAGCAGCTGAAGGGCATTCTCGCCGTTGTCGACGAGCCGCTCGTCTCGACCGACTTCAATCACGATCCGGCATCGTCGAGCTTTGCGCTCGACCAGACCAAGGTGATCGAGGGCAATCTCGTCCGCGTGCTCTCCTGGTACGACAATGAATGGGGCTTCTCCAACCGCATGGCCGATACGGCTGTTGCGATGGGCAAGCTGCTCTAA
- the tkt gene encoding transketolase: MPTQISREKHDRMANAIRVLAMDAVEKAKSGHPGLPMGAADIATVLFTRYLKFDPVDPHWPDRDRFVLSAGHGSMLIYALLHLTGYESVSLDDIKAFRQLNSKTPGHPENFMTLGIETTTGPLGQGIGNGVGMALAERILAGEFGSDIVDHHTYVLCSDGDLMEGISQESIAIAGHLKLSKLILLYDDNGISIDGATSLSDSVDQVARFKSANWNAVRIDGHDPEAIAKAIEDAQKSDKPSLIACKTTIGFGSPNKAGKSSAHGSPLGAEEIAATRKALNWDLPAFEVPTDIVDAWRMAGLRSRHAHTEWEKRLKALDQQKRSEFDRRVHSGPPPEFANAIQKLKTRLFDAPQEVATRKSSELVLDAIADVVPELISGSADLTPSNNTKVKAFNEISPGNYKGRYVHWGIREHGMASAMNGMALHGGVIPVGGTFLVFSDYCRPSVRLASLMGIRSIFVFTHDSIGVGEDGPTHQPVEHLAALRAIPHLMVFRPADTIETAESWELAIKHNDRPSVLALTRQNLPQVRLEDTGKNLVARGAYELRPADGKAEVSIFASGSEVSLAVEAKAVLDKAGIPTRVVSVPCMDLFDEQSEDYRQEVIGTAKVRIGVEAAIRQSWDEIIGRHGTFIGMKGFGASGPAKEVYEHFGITTDAIVQAAKSRLGR, from the coding sequence ATGCCGACACAAATCTCTCGTGAAAAACACGACCGTATGGCGAACGCCATTCGCGTCCTCGCCATGGATGCGGTCGAGAAGGCCAAATCCGGCCATCCCGGCCTGCCTATGGGCGCCGCCGACATCGCAACCGTACTCTTCACGCGATATCTCAAATTCGATCCAGTCGACCCGCATTGGCCCGATCGGGACCGTTTCGTCCTGTCGGCCGGCCACGGCTCGATGCTCATTTATGCTCTGCTCCATCTGACGGGCTATGAGAGCGTCTCGCTCGACGACATCAAGGCGTTCCGCCAGCTCAATTCGAAGACCCCGGGCCACCCGGAAAACTTCATGACGCTCGGCATCGAGACGACGACCGGCCCGCTCGGCCAGGGCATCGGCAATGGCGTCGGCATGGCGCTCGCCGAACGCATCCTTGCCGGCGAATTCGGCTCCGACATCGTCGACCATCATACTTATGTCCTATGCTCGGACGGCGACCTCATGGAGGGCATCAGCCAGGAGAGCATCGCGATTGCCGGGCATCTGAAGCTCAGCAAGCTCATCCTTCTGTATGACGATAACGGCATCTCGATCGACGGCGCGACCTCGCTGTCCGACTCGGTCGACCAGGTCGCGCGCTTCAAATCGGCGAACTGGAACGCGGTTCGTATTGACGGCCACGATCCGGAAGCCATCGCCAAAGCCATCGAAGACGCGCAGAAGAGCGACAAGCCCAGCCTCATCGCCTGCAAGACGACGATCGGTTTCGGCTCGCCCAACAAAGCCGGAAAGTCTTCGGCGCACGGCTCGCCCCTCGGCGCCGAGGAAATCGCCGCGACGCGCAAAGCGCTGAACTGGGATCTTCCGGCGTTCGAGGTGCCGACCGATATCGTCGATGCCTGGCGCATGGCCGGCCTTCGCTCGCGCCACGCCCACACCGAATGGGAAAAGCGCCTGAAAGCGCTCGATCAGCAGAAGCGTTCGGAATTCGACCGCCGCGTCCATAGCGGCCCGCCGCCGGAATTTGCCAACGCCATCCAGAAGCTGAAGACGCGTCTGTTCGATGCGCCGCAGGAAGTTGCGACGCGCAAGAGCTCCGAACTCGTGCTCGACGCGATTGCCGATGTCGTGCCGGAACTCATTTCGGGTTCGGCGGACTTGACGCCGTCGAACAATACGAAGGTCAAAGCCTTCAACGAGATCTCGCCCGGTAATTACAAAGGCCGCTATGTCCATTGGGGCATTCGCGAGCACGGCATGGCCTCGGCCATGAACGGCATGGCGCTGCATGGCGGCGTCATCCCGGTCGGCGGCACCTTCCTTGTGTTCTCCGATTACTGCCGCCCCTCGGTGCGCCTTGCATCCTTGATGGGCATCCGCTCGATCTTCGTCTTTACGCATGACTCGATCGGCGTCGGCGAAGACGGCCCGACCCATCAGCCGGTCGAGCATCTCGCAGCGCTCCGCGCCATTCCGCATCTCATGGTCTTCCGTCCGGCGGACACGATCGAGACCGCGGAAAGCTGGGAACTTGCGATCAAGCACAATGACCGCCCGAGCGTTCTGGCCCTCACCCGCCAGAACCTGCCGCAAGTGCGCCTCGAAGACACCGGCAAGAACCTTGTTGCCCGCGGCGCCTATGAGCTGCGCCCGGCCGACGGCAAAGCCGAGGTCTCGATCTTCGCCTCGGGTTCGGAAGTCTCGCTCGCCGTCGAGGCGAAAGCCGTGCTCGACAAGGCCGGCATCCCGACCCGCGTCGTCTCCGTGCCCTGCATGGACCTCTTCGACGAGCAGTCGGAAGACTACCGCCAGGAGGTCATCGGCACGGCCAAGGTGCGCATCGGCGTAGAGGCAGCCATACGCCAGAGCTGGGATGAAATTATCGGCCGGCACGGTACATTCATCGGCATGAAGGGCTTTGGCGCGTCCGGCCCTGCCAAGGAAGTGTACGAGCATTTCGGCATCACAACCGATGCCATCGTCCAGGCGGCGAAATCGAGACTTGGGCGGTAA
- a CDS encoding DUF4164 family protein: MGVLEAASARVLDQRRTGADREAEIALLSDDRSRLAEELDHSNARTARLESVNRDVARRLDSAISNIRDVLQRNE; the protein is encoded by the coding sequence GTGGGAGTGCTTGAAGCGGCTTCGGCACGCGTTCTGGATCAGCGGCGGACCGGAGCCGACCGCGAAGCCGAAATTGCGCTCTTGTCGGACGATCGCTCGCGGCTTGCCGAAGAGCTCGATCATTCCAATGCGCGCACGGCGCGTCTTGAGTCGGTGAACCGCGATGTGGCGCGGCGGCTCGATAGCGCGATCAGCAATATTCGTGATGTTCTCCAGCGTAACGAGTAG
- a CDS encoding cell division protein ZapA gives MAEVTVTIAGRNYRMACDDGQESHLQRLGDLVDQKINDMRASFGEIGDMRLTVMAAIVIADELAESRSRLSGVEEKLSRLQSGDKELIAASEHETAEAVELIEHLAERLEILGADLRSRLRTQAGVNGA, from the coding sequence ATGGCGGAAGTCACAGTCACCATTGCCGGACGCAATTACCGCATGGCCTGCGATGACGGGCAGGAATCGCATCTGCAGCGGCTCGGAGATCTCGTCGACCAGAAGATCAACGATATGCGTGCGAGTTTCGGCGAGATCGGCGATATGCGCCTCACCGTCATGGCGGCGATTGTTATCGCCGACGAACTCGCAGAGAGCCGCAGCCGGCTTTCGGGCGTTGAGGAAAAACTCTCGCGCCTGCAAAGCGGCGACAAGGAATTGATCGCCGCTTCCGAACATGAGACGGCAGAAGCCGTCGAACTCATCGAGCATCTGGCGGAGCGGCTCGAAATCCTCGGCGCTGACCTCCGAAGCCGCCTTCGGACCCAAGCTGGCGTAAACGGCGCCTGA
- a CDS encoding sulfite exporter TauE/SafE family protein, with translation MISDPHFYLAAIPAVILMGLAKGGFAGIGMLGVPMLALVVSPVQGAAITLPILMVQDAISIAAYWKKWDTRNILILMPGAIIGIIIGYLLAAKVSDGPFYLALGFISVVFGLRSLFAANLTPKKAGIPAGLFWGVAAGFTSMIANAGAPPFQLYVLPQRLARDIFVGTSIAFFAIVNWIKLPGFWALGQFTEQNMLTTAVLIPLAVVSTWAGVWLVRRTSNDRFYKIIYGLMVLVGLKLMHSGIELIWL, from the coding sequence ATGATTTCCGACCCGCATTTTTACCTCGCCGCCATTCCCGCCGTCATTCTGATGGGTCTCGCCAAAGGCGGGTTTGCGGGCATCGGCATGCTGGGCGTGCCCATGCTGGCGCTGGTCGTCTCGCCGGTGCAGGGCGCGGCGATCACTTTGCCGATCCTGATGGTGCAGGACGCGATCAGCATCGCGGCCTACTGGAAGAAGTGGGACACGCGCAACATTCTCATCCTGATGCCCGGCGCGATCATCGGCATCATCATCGGTTATCTTCTCGCCGCGAAAGTCTCGGACGGGCCGTTTTATCTGGCGCTCGGCTTCATCTCGGTGGTCTTCGGCCTGCGCTCGCTGTTTGCCGCAAACCTCACGCCGAAAAAGGCGGGCATTCCCGCCGGCCTCTTCTGGGGCGTTGCTGCGGGCTTTACATCCATGATCGCCAATGCCGGCGCGCCGCCCTTCCAGCTTTACGTTCTGCCGCAGCGCCTGGCGCGCGATATATTTGTAGGTACATCGATTGCATTCTTCGCCATCGTCAACTGGATCAAGCTGCCGGGCTTCTGGGCGCTCGGCCAGTTCACGGAGCAAAATATGCTGACGACGGCGGTTCTGATCCCGCTTGCCGTCGTCTCGACCTGGGCGGGCGTATGGCTCGTGCGGCGCACAAGCAATGACCGCTTCTACAAGATCATCTACGGGCTGATGGTGCTGGTCGGGCTCAAGCTCATGCACAGCGGCATTGAGCTGATCTGGCTCTGA
- a CDS encoding 5-formyltetrahydrofolate cyclo-ligase yields the protein MTDNRPAEKAAVRAVKIALRSALPDAEAAAAATAAAAHAIQLLGDVKGKTVSLYMPIKGELDPAPLAVKLRTAGAIAALPRVTAGDEPMAFRAWLAGDPLDKGFGGIREPAASAPEVVPDIVLVPLAAFDRRGFRIGYGKGHFDRTLGPLARGQRPFLLGYAYALQEVEEVPRELHDVPLDAVVTETEIIHCNPARDGV from the coding sequence ATGACGGATAACAGGCCGGCCGAAAAAGCAGCGGTCAGGGCGGTGAAGATCGCCTTGCGCAGCGCTCTGCCCGATGCCGAGGCGGCCGCCGCCGCCACGGCCGCCGCCGCGCACGCCATCCAGCTTCTGGGCGATGTGAAGGGCAAAACCGTCTCGCTCTATATGCCGATAAAGGGCGAGCTCGATCCGGCGCCTCTGGCGGTCAAGCTGCGTACCGCAGGGGCCATCGCCGCCCTGCCGCGTGTGACGGCGGGGGATGAGCCCATGGCCTTCCGGGCCTGGCTGGCCGGGGACCCGCTGGACAAGGGTTTTGGCGGCATCCGGGAGCCCGCCGCGAGCGCCCCGGAAGTCGTACCCGATATCGTCCTTGTGCCGCTGGCTGCCTTCGACCGGAGGGGTTTTCGCATCGGCTACGGCAAGGGCCATTTCGACCGCACCCTCGGCCCGCTGGCCCGAGGCCAGCGGCCTTTCCTTTTAGGGTATGCCTATGCCCTTCAGGAGGTTGAGGAAGTTCCCCGCGAACTGCACGATGTGCCGCTCGATGCCGTGGTAACCGAGACCGAGATCATTCATTGCAATCCGGCCCGGGACGGGGTTTGA
- a CDS encoding TIGR00282 family metallophosphoesterase: protein MRILFLGDLVGRAGRQVAIDQIPRLRTKWKIDLLVVNGENAAGGFGINEDIYESLIEVGADAVTLGNHAFDQRETLVFIERAERLVRPANYPPGTPGRGSVLVELHDGRHALVMNLMGRTYMDAMDDPFALAERELAACPLRHRADAILIDFHGEATSEKQAFGHFVDGRASVVVGTHTHVPTADQQIFAGGTAYISDAGMCGDYDSILGMDKEEPIRRFTRKIPSGRFEPATGEATLCGLAVETDDATGLAMRISRVCIGPRLESCLPKFW from the coding sequence ATGCGTATTCTCTTTCTCGGCGATCTCGTCGGCCGCGCCGGCCGTCAGGTGGCCATCGACCAGATTCCCCGCCTCAGGACGAAATGGAAAATCGACCTTCTCGTCGTCAACGGCGAGAACGCGGCGGGCGGATTCGGCATCAACGAAGACATCTATGAAAGCCTGATCGAAGTCGGTGCGGACGCGGTGACGCTCGGCAATCACGCTTTCGATCAGCGCGAGACGCTGGTCTTCATCGAACGCGCCGAGCGCCTTGTGCGCCCCGCCAATTATCCGCCGGGCACGCCCGGCCGCGGCTCGGTGCTGGTCGAATTGCATGACGGACGCCATGCGCTGGTGATGAACCTTATGGGCCGCACCTATATGGACGCGATGGACGATCCGTTTGCGCTCGCCGAGCGCGAGCTGGCTGCCTGTCCGCTGCGTCACCGGGCCGATGCGATCCTTATCGATTTCCACGGCGAGGCGACGAGCGAAAAGCAGGCCTTCGGCCATTTCGTCGATGGCAGAGCAAGCGTCGTCGTCGGAACGCACACCCATGTGCCGACCGCCGATCAGCAGATTTTCGCCGGCGGCACCGCCTATATTTCCGATGCCGGCATGTGCGGCGATTACGACAGCATTCTCGGTATGGACAAGGAAGAGCCGATCCGCCGGTTTACCAGGAAGATCCCGTCCGGCCGGTTTGAGCCGGCAACGGGAGAGGCCACGTTGTGCGGCCTGGCCGTCGAGACCGATGATGCCACCGGACTTGCGATGCGCATCTCGCGCGTCTGCATCGGCCCGCGCCTCGAGTCATGCCTGCCGAAGTTTTGGTAG
- a CDS encoding nucleoside deaminase, protein MNENDLRFLRRCVQLAEEALLAGDEPFGSVLVDAQGNVRAEDRNRIAGGDKTRHPEFELARWAANHMTPQERAGASVYTSGEHCPMCAAAHAWVGLKRIVYASSSKQLAGWLTELGVPPPPVKTLSVQEVAPGVVVEGPAPELEGEIRALHVRLHRKN, encoded by the coding sequence ATGAATGAGAACGATCTTCGTTTTCTGCGCCGCTGTGTACAACTCGCCGAGGAAGCACTCCTTGCGGGCGATGAACCCTTCGGCTCGGTGCTGGTCGACGCGCAGGGAAATGTCCGCGCCGAAGACCGCAATCGCATTGCCGGCGGGGACAAGACGCGCCATCCCGAATTCGAACTCGCGCGCTGGGCGGCAAATCATATGACGCCGCAAGAGCGGGCGGGCGCCAGCGTCTATACATCCGGCGAGCATTGCCCGATGTGCGCCGCCGCCCATGCCTGGGTCGGGCTGAAGCGCATCGTCTATGCCTCATCCTCCAAGCAGCTTGCGGGATGGCTGACGGAGCTTGGCGTGCCGCCGCCGCCGGTGAAGACGCTGTCCGTTCAGGAGGTGGCGCCGGGCGTCGTTGTCGAAGGGCCGGCGCCTGAGCTTGAGGGCGAAATCCGCGCCCTCCATGTCAGGCTCCACCGCAAAAACTGA
- a CDS encoding YebC/PmpR family DNA-binding transcriptional regulator, whose translation MAGHSQFKNIMHRKGRQDAQKSKLFSKLAKEITVAAKMGMPDPNMNPRLRLAVNEAKANSMPKDNIERAIKKALGGEGENYEEVRYEGYGPGGVAVIVETLTDNRNRTGGAIRSYFTKSGGALGETGSVGFMFNHVGEIIYPAKAGSEDKVLEAAIEAGADDVASDAERHTVTCAFENLNEVSKALEAVLGEAESAKAVWRPTTMTALDEERAQSMLKLIDTLEDDDDVQNVYSNFEVSEETLAKLTAA comes from the coding sequence ATGGCCGGACATTCGCAATTCAAGAACATCATGCACCGCAAGGGGCGGCAGGACGCGCAGAAGTCCAAGCTGTTCTCCAAGCTGGCGAAGGAAATCACGGTCGCGGCCAAAATGGGCATGCCGGACCCCAATATGAACCCGCGCCTGCGCCTTGCCGTGAACGAGGCCAAGGCCAATTCCATGCCCAAGGACAATATCGAGCGCGCCATCAAGAAGGCGCTCGGCGGCGAGGGCGAGAACTATGAAGAGGTCCGCTATGAGGGCTATGGCCCGGGTGGCGTCGCCGTCATCGTCGAGACGCTGACCGACAACCGCAACCGCACCGGCGGAGCGATTCGTTCCTATTTCACCAAATCCGGCGGGGCCCTCGGCGAAACCGGCTCGGTCGGCTTCATGTTCAACCATGTCGGCGAGATCATCTATCCCGCCAAAGCCGGCTCCGAAGACAAAGTGCTGGAAGCCGCCATCGAGGCAGGGGCGGACGATGTCGCCTCCGATGCCGAGCGGCACACCGTCACCTGCGCGTTCGAAAATCTCAATGAAGTGTCGAAAGCTCTAGAGGCCGTTTTGGGCGAAGCAGAAAGTGCGAAGGCCGTATGGCGTCCCACAACCATGACGGCTCTAGATGAAGAGCGCGCGCAGAGCATGCTGAAACTCATAGATACTCTTGAAGATGACGACGATGTGCAAAACGTATACTCGAACTTTGAAGTATCCGAAGAGACCTTGGCGAAGTTGACCGCCGCTTGA
- the ruvC gene encoding crossover junction endodeoxyribonuclease RuvC: MVSSPIRILGLDPGLRRTGWGVIDCSGNRLTYVACGQVCPDETLSLGERLAKLHEGLTEILKAYAPDEAAVEETFVNQNPLSTLKLGQARGIAMLAPAQAGIMVAEYKPNLVKKTVVGTGHAGKEQIGMMIGVLLPKAGTIGADAADALAVAITHAHHRVSAALKKAVMA, encoded by the coding sequence ATGGTCTCATCTCCGATTCGCATTCTCGGGCTCGATCCCGGCCTCCGCCGCACCGGCTGGGGCGTCATCGACTGTTCGGGCAACCGCCTGACCTATGTCGCCTGCGGGCAGGTCTGTCCCGACGAGACCTTGTCGCTCGGAGAGCGGCTGGCAAAGCTGCATGAAGGGCTGACGGAAATCCTCAAGGCCTATGCGCCCGATGAGGCGGCGGTGGAGGAGACCTTCGTCAATCAGAACCCGCTTTCGACGCTGAAACTCGGTCAGGCGCGCGGAATCGCCATGCTGGCGCCGGCGCAGGCCGGCATTATGGTCGCCGAGTACAAGCCGAACCTCGTGAAGAAGACGGTGGTCGGCACCGGCCATGCGGGCAAGGAGCAGATCGGCATGATGATCGGGGTGCTGCTGCCGAAAGCCGGGACCATCGGCGCGGACGCCGCCGATGCTCTGGCGGTTGCGATCACGCATGCGCATCATCGGGTGAGCGCGGCCCTCAAAAAAGCGGTGATGGCATGA
- the ruvA gene encoding Holliday junction branch migration protein RuvA: MIGKLKGIVDSRGDDFVILDVNGVGYIVSCSSRTLASLPGTGEAVSLSIETYVREDQIRLFGFASDAERDWFRLLQTVQGVGAKVALSILGVLKPSDLANAIALQDKASVARAPGVGPKVAARVVAELKDKAPAFSSVDSNVIRLQDELLDRRAPQPAADAVSALVNLGYPQIQASAAVSSAMRKAGEGASAEMLIRAGLRELAS, from the coding sequence ATGATCGGCAAGCTGAAAGGCATTGTGGATTCGCGCGGCGACGATTTCGTCATCCTCGACGTGAACGGCGTCGGTTACATCGTCTCCTGTTCCTCGCGCACGCTCGCATCGCTGCCGGGCACGGGCGAAGCCGTAAGCCTTTCCATCGAAACCTATGTGCGCGAAGACCAGATTCGCCTGTTCGGCTTCGCGAGCGATGCCGAGCGCGACTGGTTTCGCCTTCTGCAGACCGTGCAGGGCGTCGGCGCCAAAGTTGCACTGTCCATACTCGGCGTCCTGAAGCCGTCCGATCTTGCCAATGCGATTGCGCTGCAGGACAAGGCGTCCGTCGCGCGCGCGCCGGGCGTCGGCCCGAAAGTTGCCGCGCGCGTCGTCGCCGAACTGAAAGACAAGGCACCGGCCTTTTCCAGCGTCGACAGCAATGTCATCCGCCTGCAGGACGAGCTTTTGGATCGCCGTGCGCCGCAGCCTGCGGCCGATGCGGTGTCTGCGCTCGTCAATCTCGGCTATCCGCAAATTCAGGCCAGCGCCGCGGTGTCGAGCGCCATGCGCAAAGCTGGTGAAGGTGCCTCCGCTGAGATGCTCATTCGCGCCGGATTGCGGGAGTTGGCCTCTTGA
- the ruvB gene encoding Holliday junction branch migration DNA helicase RuvB, producing MSTRPLVSPEKREEDGDNSLRPQKLADFIGQEQARANLSVFIEAAKARGEALDHVLFAGPPGLGKTTLAQIMARELGVNFRATSGPVIAKAGDLAALLTNLEERDVLFIDEIHRLNPAVEEVLYPAMEDFQLDLIIGEGPAARSVRIDLAKFTLIGATTRAGLLTTPLRDRFGIPVRLNFYTVEELDYIVTRGARVLGMGMSPDGAREIARRARGTPRIAGRLLRRVRDFASVDGAETVTRAIADKALRQLEVDDAGLDALDRRYLNCIALNYGGGPVGVDTVAAALSEPRDAIEDIIEPFLLQQGFIQRTPRGRMLTAQAFKHLGLSVPASTATMPLFDQDGD from the coding sequence TTGAGCACCCGCCCGCTCGTCTCTCCGGAAAAGCGTGAGGAGGACGGCGATAATTCGCTCCGGCCGCAGAAACTCGCCGATTTCATCGGCCAGGAGCAGGCGCGTGCTAATCTCTCGGTTTTCATCGAAGCCGCAAAGGCGCGCGGCGAAGCGCTCGATCATGTTCTGTTTGCGGGCCCGCCCGGCCTCGGCAAGACAACGCTTGCGCAGATCATGGCGCGCGAACTTGGCGTCAACTTCCGCGCGACCTCCGGCCCCGTCATCGCCAAAGCCGGCGATCTTGCGGCGCTCCTGACCAATCTCGAAGAACGCGACGTCCTGTTCATCGACGAAATCCATCGGCTCAATCCGGCAGTCGAGGAAGTGCTCTATCCGGCGATGGAGGATTTCCAGCTCGATCTCATCATCGGTGAGGGGCCTGCGGCGCGTTCCGTCAGGATCGACCTTGCGAAGTTCACACTGATCGGCGCGACGACACGTGCGGGCCTTTTGACGACGCCGCTGCGCGACCGTTTCGGCATTCCGGTGCGGCTGAATTTCTACACCGTCGAAGAGCTCGATTATATCGTGACGCGTGGGGCGCGTGTGCTCGGCATGGGCATGAGCCCGGACGGCGCGCGCGAGATCGCTCGCCGTGCGCGCGGCACGCCGCGCATTGCGGGTCGCTTGTTACGCCGTGTGCGCGATTTCGCATCGGTTGACGGCGCGGAAACGGTGACGCGCGCCATCGCCGACAAGGCGCTGCGTCAGCTTGAAGTCGATGACGCTGGTTTGGATGCGCTCGACCGGCGCTATCTGAACTGCATCGCGCTGAACTATGGCGGCGGGCCGGTCGGCGTCGATACGGTTGCAGCGGCTCTGTCCGAACCGCGCGATGCGATCGAGGACATTATCGAGCCCTTTCTTTTGCAGCAGGGCTTTATTCAGCGCACGCCGCGCGGCCGTATGCTCACCGCGCAGGCGTTCAAGCATCTTGGCCTCAGCGTGCCGGCCTCCACCGCGACCATGCCGTTGTTCGATCAGGACGGGGACTGA